The sequence TTCGGGATGGATCGGCGGGAAAGACCATTTGGCTTCACCCAGCCCCTTGTTTGAATATTTTTCAATCGCCATGACCGCTACTTAGTGACGGGCCATTGCTCTGACAACTCTCCCGTTGATATATTGGAAATTCAATATTGGCATTTTGTCCGAGCGCAACAAATCGCCCCCGCAACTCTGGGTTGAACAAATGGCAATCTTTGCTAAGAGGCTGGCAACATCATTCCTCCCTCTTGTTCCCGTTTCAGGAAAGAAATAAACGATATGTCGAAAATTAAGGTCAAAAACCCGGTCGTCGAAATTGACGGCGATGAAATGACGCGGATCATCTGGCAGTGGATTCGCGAGCGGTTGATCGAACCTTATCTCGACATCGATCTGCATTATTATGATCTTTCGATCGAAGTGCGCGACGACACCAATGACAAGATTACCGTCGATGCGGCCAACGCGATCAAGAAGCACGGCGTCGGCGTCAAATGCGCGACCATCACGCCAGACGAAGACCGGGTCGAGGAATTCGGCCTCAAGCGGATGTGGAAATCGCCGAACGGCACCATTCGGAACATTCTGGGCGGCGTCGTCTTCCGCGAGCCGATCGTGATCGACAATGTCCCGCGGCTGGTGCCGGGCTGGACCGATCCTATCGTTGTCGGCCGTCATGCCTTTGGCGACCAGTATCGCTGCACCGACTTCAAGGTGCCCGGACCAGGCAAGTTGCGGCTGGTCTTCGACGGCGATGATGGCACGAAAATTGACGAAGAAGTATTTCAGTTCCCGTCTCCCGGCATTGCCATGGCGATGTACAATCTGGACGACTCGATTCGCGATTTTGCCCGCGCTTCGATGAACTATGGCCTGAACCGCGAATGGCCGGTCTATCTGTCGACCAAGAACACGATCATGAAAGCCTATGATGGCCGGTTCAAGGATCTGTTCGAGGAAATCTTCCAGGAAGAATTCAAGGACAAGTTTGACAAGGCCGGCATCACCTACGAACATCGTCTGATTGATGACATGGTCGCTTCCGCGCTGAAGTGGAGCGGCAAATTTGTCTGGGCCTGTAAGAACTATGACGGCGACGTCCAGTCGGACACCGTCGCGCAGGGCTTCGGTTCGCTCGGCCTGATGACCTCGGTTTTGATGACCCCGACCGGCGACTGCGTTGAAGCAGAAGCCGCGCATGGCACGGTTACCCGCCACTATCGCCAGCATCAGCAAGGCAAGGCGACATCGACCAACCCGATTGCTTCGATCTTCGCCTGGACCCGCGGTCTGATCTATCGCGGCAAATTTGATGATACGCCGGATGTGACGCGCTTTGCCGAAACGCTGGAACGCGTCTGCATCCAGACCGTCGAAAACGGCGACATGACCAAGGACCTCGCGATTCTTATCGGACCCGACCAGTCTTGGATGACGACCGAGCAGTTTTTCGAAGCGGTTCGCTCCAATCTCGAAGCAGAAATGGAAAACTGGCAGAAGTCATAACCGTTCGACCGGAATTTCGGGCGAGCGGATATCCTCTCGCCCGAAGCCGAGACCGACGACACGGCCGGGAATACGCCGCAACCACGGCACCCGGTTCAACAGCCTCAACATGAAAAACGCTTTGTCGATTGGCTCCGTTCGGCGCAAAAGCGGCGCGATGACACGATCCTGCGCGATTTTCTGAAAGGCCTGCATCCGGCGCACCGGTTTGATCCGGCGGGCATATACCCGTTCCAGTAGCGGGTCGGGATTATCTCCTCTCGCCATCGGACCGGCCAGAACATTGGCGGCCGTGACCGCGTCCTGGACAGCCATATTGATACCGACCCCGGCAATCGGTGACATCGCATGGGCCGCGTCGCCGATCGCCAGCAGGCCGGGGCGATGCCAGCGCTCCAGCCGGTCCAGCGCCACTTCCCGCATCTTCACCTGATCCCAGCTGACTATCTGGTCGAAAGCCTCTCGCAAGTTGGGAACGAGCGACCGCAAGCCCGTGCGAAAGGCCTCCAGCCCGGCGGCTTTTACCTGACCGGCCTGCCCCTTGTTGAAGATATAGGCGCATTGATAATAATCCTGGCGATCAATCATCACCATGAAACGGCCCGCCTGAACCGTTCCGAACACGTCGCCACCCTGGCCTTCGGGTTTATCGATGCGGAACCAGAACACATCCATCGGCGCGCCTATATTTTGCAGGGGCAGCTTTGCCTTGCCGCGCAACACCGATCGCCTGCCGTCCGCGGCAATCACCAGTTTGGCCGCCAGCACTTGCCCGTCCGCAGTCTCGACACCGCACACCCGATCAGCCTTGTCATAGACCAGATCGACCGCTTCACTTTTCAT comes from Sphingorhabdus sp. YGSMI21 and encodes:
- a CDS encoding FAD-dependent oxidoreductase — encoded protein: MLENKHDIVIVGGGPAGMMAGLLFVRAGLKTAVLEKHADFLRDFRGDTVHPSTLELFHQLGMLDELLQLPHSRLEQASIHIAGQQMKVLDFRHLPVAAPYIAMMPQWDLLNFIAGKAKQYSGFDLHMKSEAVDLVYDKADRVCGVETADGQVLAAKLVIAADGRRSVLRGKAKLPLQNIGAPMDVFWFRIDKPEGQGGDVFGTVQAGRFMVMIDRQDYYQCAYIFNKGQAGQVKAAGLEAFRTGLRSLVPNLREAFDQIVSWDQVKMREVALDRLERWHRPGLLAIGDAAHAMSPIAGVGINMAVQDAVTAANVLAGPMARGDNPDPLLERVYARRIKPVRRMQAFQKIAQDRVIAPLLRRTEPIDKAFFMLRLLNRVPWLRRIPGRVVGLGFGREDIRSPEIPVERL
- a CDS encoding NADP-dependent isocitrate dehydrogenase, which gives rise to MSKIKVKNPVVEIDGDEMTRIIWQWIRERLIEPYLDIDLHYYDLSIEVRDDTNDKITVDAANAIKKHGVGVKCATITPDEDRVEEFGLKRMWKSPNGTIRNILGGVVFREPIVIDNVPRLVPGWTDPIVVGRHAFGDQYRCTDFKVPGPGKLRLVFDGDDGTKIDEEVFQFPSPGIAMAMYNLDDSIRDFARASMNYGLNREWPVYLSTKNTIMKAYDGRFKDLFEEIFQEEFKDKFDKAGITYEHRLIDDMVASALKWSGKFVWACKNYDGDVQSDTVAQGFGSLGLMTSVLMTPTGDCVEAEAAHGTVTRHYRQHQQGKATSTNPIASIFAWTRGLIYRGKFDDTPDVTRFAETLERVCIQTVENGDMTKDLAILIGPDQSWMTTEQFFEAVRSNLEAEMENWQKS